Proteins encoded together in one Paracidovorax wautersii window:
- a CDS encoding tRNA (cytidine(34)-2'-O)-methyltransferase: protein MFHIVLVEPEIPPNTGNVIRLAANTGCVLHLVEPLGFSMEDRYMRRAGLDYHEYAEVKRHAGWTSLVRTEHPDPARMFALTTHATQSVFQTLFLPGDWLVFGAETRGLPPELRDTFPPAQQLRLPMVADQRSLNLSNAVAVTVFEAWRQCGFVNGG, encoded by the coding sequence ATGTTCCACATCGTTCTCGTCGAGCCTGAAATCCCGCCCAACACCGGCAACGTGATCCGCCTGGCGGCCAACACGGGCTGCGTGCTGCACCTGGTCGAGCCCCTGGGCTTCTCCATGGAAGACCGCTACATGCGCCGCGCCGGCCTCGACTACCACGAGTACGCCGAGGTCAAGCGGCATGCCGGCTGGACCTCCCTGGTGCGCACCGAGCATCCCGACCCGGCGCGCATGTTCGCGCTCACCACCCACGCCACCCAGAGCGTCTTCCAGACCCTGTTCCTGCCGGGCGACTGGCTGGTGTTCGGCGCCGAGACCCGCGGCCTGCCGCCCGAGCTGCGCGACACCTTCCCGCCCGCCCAGCAATTGCGCCTGCCCATGGTGGCGGACCAGCGCAGCCTGAACCTTTCCAACGCCGTGGCCGTGACGGTGTTCGAGGCCTGGCGCCAGTGCGGCTTCGTCAACGGCGGCTGA
- a CDS encoding ComF family protein, translated as MLHNARAGIWRPWREWLASLPSQCAVCHAWPARRVCDDCVARFAAPCPRCATCALPVPAGLAQCGACVRHPPPIDACLAAVDYGYPWAQVLAGFKFQADPGWAGTLAGLLRQVPGVEPALAAADLLVPVPLSRERLRERGFNQALLLARALAPGKARARTLLRTRDTPAQHSLPRDRRLRNLRGAFAVEPALAPELAGRRIVLLDDVMTTGATVQAAARVLREAGAVHITALVVARTP; from the coding sequence ATGCTTCACAACGCTCGTGCAGGGATATGGCGCCCTTGGCGGGAGTGGCTCGCCAGCCTCCCCAGCCAATGCGCGGTGTGCCACGCCTGGCCGGCGCGCCGCGTGTGCGACGACTGCGTGGCGCGTTTCGCCGCACCCTGCCCGCGCTGCGCCACCTGCGCGCTGCCGGTGCCCGCGGGGTTGGCGCAATGCGGGGCCTGCGTCCGGCATCCGCCTCCCATCGATGCCTGCCTGGCGGCCGTGGACTACGGCTACCCCTGGGCCCAGGTGCTGGCCGGCTTCAAGTTCCAGGCCGATCCCGGCTGGGCGGGCACCCTGGCCGGGCTGCTGCGGCAGGTGCCCGGCGTGGAGCCCGCCCTGGCCGCGGCCGACCTGCTGGTGCCCGTGCCGCTGTCGCGCGAACGGCTGCGCGAGCGCGGCTTCAACCAGGCGCTGCTCCTGGCCCGGGCCCTTGCGCCAGGCAAGGCCCGCGCCCGAACGCTGCTGCGCACGCGCGACACGCCGGCCCAGCACAGCCTGCCGCGCGACCGGCGGCTGCGCAACCTGCGCGGCGCCTTCGCGGTGGAGCCTGCACTGGCGCCGGAACTCGCCGGCCGGCGCATCGTGCTGCTGGACGATGTGATGACGACCGGCGCCACCGTGCAGGCCGCCGCGCGGGTGCTGCGCGAGGCCGGCGCCGTGCATATCACGGCCCTGGTCGTGGCCCGCACGCCCTGA
- the coxB gene encoding cytochrome c oxidase subunit II, producing MKSISNKLASLLLVAGAWWGTAAHAARDLPGGPAVNQLNLAPPVTRIAEEQHFLHWMMLIICTVIFVAVFSVMFYSIWKHRKSQGAKPANFHESVTVEVIWTIVPFIIVILMALPATKVLVAQKDTTNADLTVKVTGYQWKWGYDYITGEGEGLAYISTLDSSHRQMSDSGKVADAPPDYLLKVDNPLVVPVGKKVRVITTANDVIHSFMVPAFGIKQDAIPGFVRDTWFRADKVGDYYGQCAELCGKEHAYMPIHVKVVSAADYTQWVEAEKKKAAAKQDDPNKVWTLEALLPRGEKVYAANCAACHQANGKGAGPIKPLDGSAIVKDEDHAKQLQILLKGAAGGAMPSWAQLSDTDLAAVATYTKNAWSNKTGQLVQPSEVVAQRGK from the coding sequence ATGAAGAGCATTTCCAACAAGCTGGCTTCTCTGCTGCTGGTGGCTGGTGCATGGTGGGGCACCGCGGCCCATGCGGCGCGGGACCTTCCCGGCGGCCCCGCGGTCAACCAGCTGAACCTGGCCCCGCCCGTCACGCGCATTGCCGAGGAACAGCACTTCCTGCACTGGATGATGCTCATCATCTGCACGGTGATCTTCGTCGCCGTGTTCTCGGTGATGTTCTATTCCATCTGGAAGCACCGCAAATCCCAGGGCGCCAAGCCGGCCAACTTCCATGAGTCCGTCACCGTCGAGGTGATCTGGACCATCGTCCCCTTCATCATCGTGATCCTGATGGCCCTGCCCGCCACCAAGGTGCTGGTGGCGCAGAAGGACACCACGAATGCCGACCTCACCGTGAAGGTCACCGGCTACCAGTGGAAGTGGGGCTACGACTACATTACTGGCGAGGGTGAAGGCCTGGCCTACATCTCCACGCTAGATAGCAGCCACCGCCAGATGTCCGACAGCGGCAAGGTGGCCGACGCGCCGCCCGACTACCTGCTCAAGGTGGACAACCCACTCGTCGTGCCCGTGGGCAAGAAGGTGCGCGTGATCACCACCGCCAACGATGTGATCCACTCCTTCATGGTTCCGGCCTTCGGCATCAAGCAGGACGCGATCCCCGGATTCGTGCGCGACACCTGGTTTCGCGCCGACAAGGTGGGCGACTACTACGGCCAGTGCGCCGAGCTGTGCGGCAAGGAGCACGCCTACATGCCCATCCACGTGAAGGTCGTCTCCGCTGCCGACTACACCCAGTGGGTCGAGGCCGAGAAGAAGAAGGCCGCCGCCAAGCAGGACGACCCCAACAAGGTCTGGACGCTGGAGGCCCTGCTGCCGCGGGGCGAGAAGGTCTATGCCGCCAATTGCGCGGCCTGCCACCAGGCCAACGGCAAGGGCGCAGGCCCGATCAAGCCGCTGGACGGCTCGGCCATCGTCAAGGATGAAGACCATGCCAAGCAGCTCCAGATCCTGCTCAAGGGCGCCGCGGGCGGTGCCATGCCATCGTGGGCGCAGCTGAGCGACACCGACCTGGCCGCCGTGGCCACCTACACCAAGAACGCCTGGTCCAACAAGACCGGCCAGCTGGTGCAGCCTTCGGAAGTCGTGGCCCAGCGCGGCAAGTGA
- the ctaD gene encoding cytochrome c oxidase subunit I codes for MSAVLDNHGHAAGHHDDHAHHHGPTGWRRWVFATNHKDIGTLYLLFSFTMLMIGGVLALLIRAELFQPGLQLVNPELFNQLTTMHGLIMVFGAIMPAFVGFANWMIPLQIGASDMAFARMNNFSFWLMIPAAIMLVSSFFMPGGAPAAGWTLYAPLTLQMGPSMDAGIFAMHILGASSIMGSINIIVTILNMRAPGMTLMKMPMFVWTWLITAYLLIAVMPVLAGAITMTLTDRHFGTSFFNPAGGGDPVMYQHIFWFFGHPEVYIMILPAFGIISQIVPAFSRKKLFGYASMVYATSSIAILSFIVWAHHMFTTGMPVTGQLFFMYATMLISVPTAVKIFNWIATMWRGSMTFETPMLFAVGFIFVFTMGGFTGLILSMAPIDIQLQDTYYVVAHFHYVLVAGSLFSMFAAYYYWAPKWTGVMYSERRGQIHFWGSLIFFNVTFFPMHFLGLAGMPRRYADYPMQFADFNMLASIGAFGFGLMQVYFFLCVVVPAMRGKGEKAPQRPWEAAEGLEWEVPSPAPFHTYEVPPKLDSSATRVIG; via the coding sequence ATGAGCGCAGTTCTCGACAACCACGGACATGCCGCCGGCCACCACGACGACCATGCCCACCACCACGGCCCCACGGGCTGGCGGCGCTGGGTGTTCGCCACCAACCACAAGGACATCGGCACGCTGTACCTGCTGTTCTCGTTCACCATGCTGATGATCGGCGGCGTGCTGGCGCTGCTGATCCGCGCCGAGCTGTTCCAGCCGGGCCTGCAGCTGGTGAACCCCGAGCTGTTCAACCAGCTGACCACCATGCACGGCCTGATCATGGTATTCGGCGCGATCATGCCGGCCTTCGTGGGCTTCGCGAACTGGATGATCCCGCTGCAGATCGGCGCGTCCGACATGGCCTTCGCGCGCATGAACAACTTCAGCTTCTGGCTGATGATTCCGGCGGCCATCATGCTGGTGTCGTCGTTCTTCATGCCGGGCGGCGCGCCCGCCGCGGGCTGGACGCTGTACGCGCCGCTCACGCTGCAGATGGGCCCGTCCATGGACGCCGGCATCTTCGCCATGCACATCCTGGGCGCCAGCTCCATCATGGGCTCGATCAACATCATCGTGACCATCCTGAACATGCGCGCGCCCGGCATGACGCTGATGAAGATGCCCATGTTCGTGTGGACCTGGCTCATCACCGCCTACCTGCTGATCGCCGTGATGCCCGTGCTGGCCGGCGCCATCACCATGACGCTGACCGACCGCCACTTCGGCACCAGCTTCTTCAACCCCGCCGGCGGCGGCGACCCGGTGATGTACCAGCACATCTTCTGGTTCTTCGGCCACCCCGAGGTCTACATCATGATCCTGCCGGCGTTCGGCATCATCAGCCAGATCGTGCCGGCCTTCAGCCGCAAGAAGCTCTTCGGCTACGCCTCCATGGTGTATGCCACCTCGTCCATCGCCATCCTGTCGTTCATCGTGTGGGCGCACCACATGTTCACCACGGGCATGCCGGTCACGGGCCAGCTGTTCTTCATGTACGCCACCATGCTGATCTCGGTGCCCACGGCGGTGAAGATCTTCAACTGGATCGCCACCATGTGGCGCGGCTCCATGACCTTCGAGACGCCCATGCTGTTCGCCGTGGGTTTCATCTTCGTGTTCACCATGGGCGGCTTCACGGGGCTGATCCTGTCGATGGCGCCCATCGACATCCAGCTGCAGGACACCTACTACGTGGTGGCCCATTTCCACTACGTGCTGGTGGCCGGCTCGCTGTTCTCGATGTTCGCGGCCTACTACTACTGGGCACCCAAGTGGACGGGCGTGATGTATTCCGAGCGCCGTGGCCAGATCCACTTCTGGGGCTCGCTGATCTTCTTCAACGTCACGTTCTTCCCGATGCACTTCCTGGGCCTGGCCGGCATGCCGCGCCGCTATGCCGACTACCCCATGCAGTTCGCCGACTTCAACATGCTGGCGTCGATCGGTGCGTTCGGCTTCGGTCTGATGCAGGTGTATTTCTTCCTCTGCGTCGTCGTGCCCGCGATGCGCGGTAAGGGCGAGAAGGCGCCGCAGCGTCCGTGGGAAGCTGCCGAGGGGCTGGAGTGGGAAGTGCCGTCGCCGGCGCCCTTCCACACGTATGAAGTGCCGCCCAAGCTCGACTCTTCCGCCACGCGCGTGATCGGCTGA